In the Aliarcobacter cryaerophilus genome, one interval contains:
- a CDS encoding glutathionylspermidine synthase family protein: protein MKLEKIEALTPEYLESIGFTWHTDSDDSSYICDKLVVISEDEANAYYEATNELYDMVTETAQFVIDNELFHELNIPFNLVELVKESWENDVHWHLYSRFDLAGGIDGKPIKLIEFNADTPTSVFETAIIQWAMLKQNGLDEAAQFNNLYDALKDNFKRIITLNSDIEKFDEYYSQLGWKILFSSISTSSEDINTTKLLEHIAQEAGFNTDFEFIENVSFSDDGIFKNDELFEFWFKLIPWENIGIEESDLALLLTEIIKEKKAIIFNPAYTLIFQSKAFMKILWDLYPNHPLLLETSFEPLKGKKYVEKRAFGREGANVKIINPDGSTDIETNGDYEGHKPIYQEYVEFPKDENGEYYQAGVFYSYEACALGFRRGGKILNNMSKFVGHIIK from the coding sequence ATGAAATTAGAAAAAATAGAAGCACTAACACCTGAATATTTGGAAAGTATTGGATTTACTTGGCACACAGATAGTGATGATAGTTCATATATTTGTGATAAACTAGTAGTAATATCAGAAGATGAAGCAAATGCTTATTATGAGGCAACAAATGAACTTTATGATATGGTGACTGAAACTGCTCAATTTGTAATAGATAATGAACTCTTTCATGAACTAAATATACCTTTTAACCTGGTAGAACTTGTAAAAGAGTCTTGGGAAAACGATGTTCATTGGCATTTATATTCAAGATTTGATTTAGCTGGGGGAATAGATGGTAAACCAATTAAATTAATTGAATTTAATGCAGATACACCTACTTCAGTTTTTGAAACTGCAATTATCCAGTGGGCGATGCTAAAACAAAATGGTTTAGATGAAGCAGCTCAGTTTAACAATCTTTATGATGCTTTAAAAGATAATTTCAAAAGAATAATAACGCTAAATAGTGATATAGAAAAATTTGATGAATATTACTCACAACTTGGTTGGAAAATACTATTTTCTAGTATTTCAACTTCAAGTGAAGATATAAATACTACAAAACTTTTAGAACATATTGCACAAGAAGCTGGATTTAATACTGATTTTGAATTCATTGAAAATGTATCATTCAGCGATGATGGTATTTTCAAAAATGATGAGCTTTTTGAGTTTTGGTTTAAACTAATTCCTTGGGAAAATATTGGAATTGAAGAGAGTGATTTAGCTTTACTTTTAACTGAAATAATAAAAGAAAAAAAAGCGATTATCTTTAATCCTGCTTATACATTAATCTTCCAATCAAAAGCATTTATGAAAATTTTATGGGATTTATATCCAAATCATCCACTTCTGCTTGAAACATCTTTTGAGCCACTAAAAGGTAAAAAATATGTAGAAAAAAGAGCCTTTGGAAGAGAGGGTGCAAATGTAAAAATTATAAATCCAGATGGTTCAACTGATATAGAAACTAATGGTGATTATGAAGGTCATAAACCAATTTATCAAGAGTACGTAGAGTTTCCAAAAGATGAAAATGGTGAATATTATCAAGCTGGAGTTTTCTACTCGTATGAAGCTTGTGCATTAGGATTTAGAAGAGGTGGAAAGATATTAAATAATATGTCAAAATTTGTTGGACATATTATAAAATAA
- a CDS encoding UPF0323 family lipoprotein, giving the protein MQNKNIKTLKELAKKGGLATFLILGLNACNDNSNQNNQSNGTFTNASQQEGAFVIVEKALDGSYKIADEFPAAKTTIVLRNPDGTERILSQEEIDKLVKEEEAKIDAGTSPLTNPEMSSGGMGLGGVLLSSIAGAMIGSWLGNKLFNNQNFQNQKAAQYKSPQTYSKSQSSFNKPSSTAGATKQSGFFGGNNQNSSQNNNSTKSTTQSTGG; this is encoded by the coding sequence ATGCAAAATAAAAATATCAAAACATTAAAAGAGTTGGCAAAAAAAGGTGGTCTTGCTACATTTTTGATTTTAGGATTAAATGCTTGCAATGATAACTCAAACCAAAATAATCAGTCAAATGGAACTTTTACAAATGCAAGCCAACAAGAAGGTGCTTTTGTTATAGTTGAAAAAGCTCTTGATGGAAGCTATAAAATTGCAGATGAGTTTCCAGCTGCAAAAACTACAATAGTTCTTAGAAATCCAGATGGAACTGAAAGAATCTTGTCACAAGAAGAGATTGATAAACTTGTTAAAGAAGAAGAGGCAAAAATAGATGCGGGAACATCACCTCTTACAAATCCAGAAATGAGTAGTGGAGGAATGGGGCTTGGTGGAGTATTATTATCTTCAATAGCAGGAGCAATGATAGGTTCTTGGCTTGGAAACAAACTATTTAATAATCAAAATTTCCAAAACCAAAAAGCAGCTCAATACAAATCTCCACAAACTTATAGTAAATCTCAAAGCTCATTTAATAAACCATCAAGTACAGCTGGAGCTACAAAACAAAGTGGTTTTTTTGGTGGTAATAATCAAAATTCAAGCCAAAACAATAATAGTACAAAATCTACAACTCAAAGTACAGGAGGTTGA
- a CDS encoding DEAD/DEAH box helicase encodes MGYTNPTAIQEKAIPVALGKRDIIGVAKSGTGKSCAFLLPILEDLVKEKNSEKINEKKQNSVLRALILVPTRELAKQIANAVDDYSKYIDIKKVAIFGGISIKDQEKKLNAGVDIAVATTGRLLEHIKNNTINLSSVQRVVIDELDTMLDMGFLEEVEQILPHIGKNRQISMFSATINSTVKKLAKEFLTDPVVIEVTNQRDHVEKIEHQIVLVDEDKKSELLSYLIGSRNISQVLVFVNRKLEADDLVENLNLDGLKASCIHGDIRQSSRALALRKFKEKEIRVLVCTDIAARGIDIENLPCVINFALPETINDFTHRVGRTARAGNDGVAITLLSVKDYKLMAEIEKELILKIPRVELEGFATKEKKPRTKIREKKSIKDKKFDSKQRESKDKTKNKKPNKSKFRKTTKRG; translated from the coding sequence TTGGGATATACTAACCCAACTGCTATTCAAGAAAAAGCGATTCCTGTTGCCTTAGGAAAAAGAGATATTATAGGAGTTGCAAAAAGTGGAACAGGAAAGAGTTGTGCATTTTTACTTCCTATTTTAGAAGATTTAGTAAAAGAAAAAAATAGCGAAAAAATAAATGAAAAAAAACAAAATAGTGTTTTAAGAGCTTTAATATTAGTTCCAACAAGAGAGTTAGCAAAACAAATAGCAAATGCAGTTGATGATTATTCAAAATATATTGATATTAAAAAAGTTGCTATTTTTGGTGGAATTTCAATAAAAGACCAAGAAAAAAAGTTAAATGCTGGAGTTGATATTGCTGTTGCTACAACAGGAAGATTACTTGAACATATAAAAAACAACACTATAAATCTTTCAAGTGTGCAAAGAGTTGTAATTGATGAGCTTGATACAATGCTTGATATGGGATTTCTAGAAGAAGTTGAACAAATTTTACCACATATTGGAAAAAATAGACAAATCTCAATGTTTAGTGCAACTATAAATTCAACAGTAAAAAAACTTGCGAAAGAGTTTTTAACAGATCCCGTTGTAATTGAAGTGACAAATCAAAGAGATCATGTTGAAAAAATAGAACATCAAATAGTTCTTGTAGATGAAGATAAAAAAAGTGAACTTTTATCATATTTAATAGGTTCAAGAAATATATCTCAAGTATTAGTTTTTGTAAATAGAAAATTAGAAGCTGATGATTTAGTAGAAAATCTAAATCTTGATGGTTTAAAAGCATCTTGTATCCACGGAGATATAAGACAAAGTTCAAGAGCATTGGCTTTGAGAAAATTTAAAGAAAAAGAGATTAGAGTTTTAGTTTGTACAGATATTGCAGCACGTGGAATTGATATAGAAAATCTTCCTTGTGTAATAAATTTTGCTCTACCTGAAACAATAAATGATTTTACTCATAGAGTTGGAAGAACTGCAAGAGCTGGAAATGATGGAGTTGCTATAACACTTTTAAGTGTAAAAGATTATAAACTTATGGCTGAAATAGAAAAAGAGTTAATACTTAAAATTCCTAGAGTTGAGCTTGAAGGATTTGCTACAAAAGAGAAAAAACCAAGAACAAAAATAAGAGAAAAAAAATCTATAAAAGATAAAAAATTTGATTCAAAACAAAGAGAAAGTAAAGATAAAACAAAAAATAAAAAACCAAATAAGAGTAAATTTAGAAAAACAACAAAGAGAGGATAA
- a CDS encoding TolC family outer membrane protein yields MNVKKVILSMVTATCLFSINANALTLKETLNEVLETNPVVQERLKNLNETREDLNIAKSEWLPSLDYRGTIGRNNSGDLKDGDVSKGSSFNHNVRDSSYSHYTNSLKLTQNIFNGFSTTEKINYQEARVFGAAYHYLENANDVAFNMTQAYIDLLRSYQLLQNAKDNVVINKKIYEDVQSLYDQGLTTKSEMTKIYASLSLANSNLVVQQNNTMDKEFKFKRLYGRSVNVGTLEVPKLDLAMPESKQRATMIAIQNNPSMIVSSYNIKGAQALYREKKSKFMPSVDIEAEQMFNDYTKDNGFDSADDRQRIYAVLNWNLFKGGAHSADLQKSRSTINKELELQRDLKRQTIEGLELSWSAYEMLGKQLTELYKYYEYSQETLSSYQSEYEMGRRTLLDLLSAQNDLISSKAQIINAQMDRLFAQYRILDAMGMLVSSVLDDKDYAKIIKTTTNPLDLAKDEIPVLLDVDNDKVVDHLDICDNSVVGNNDVGPDGCNKEKKDSDFDGISDEKDKCPDTPFGAVVGADGCPVGTENKFNMTSGEYINSVLAYGAESPKKSEKLGLYDYEFNVAANKNIESTTLDKHLMYDDFAMIKRFDFVNMNNKDESKIDEIAKKLKEYNGTNAVVTLIGNTRATKNKEASFDKGLEYANSLKAELVKKGVDEKIIVTQSRADLDKTYTQTVRSDASLNDVVVAALYVPKSSITNNDNDGDGVINELDECPNTPSGQMVNEKGCANTINLQVLFENDSDKVKGSSLEKVKAFANYLLENKDFEANITGHASQSANESNKNSYKNSAKYNLELSLKRAEAIKNILVQNGVPSSRITSTGKGFEEPIMSNDTEEGRATNRRIEAVLIKK; encoded by the coding sequence ATGAATGTTAAAAAAGTTATTTTAAGTATGGTTACAGCTACTTGCTTATTTTCTATAAATGCAAATGCTTTAACTTTAAAAGAGACTTTAAATGAAGTTTTAGAGACAAATCCAGTAGTTCAAGAGAGGCTTAAAAACTTAAATGAAACTAGGGAAGATTTAAATATTGCAAAATCTGAATGGCTACCATCTTTAGATTATAGAGGAACTATAGGAAGAAATAATAGTGGTGATTTAAAAGACGGTGATGTTTCTAAAGGTTCTAGTTTCAATCATAATGTAAGAGATAGCTCATACTCTCACTATACAAACTCATTAAAACTTACACAAAATATTTTCAATGGTTTTAGTACAACAGAAAAGATAAATTATCAAGAAGCTAGAGTTTTTGGAGCTGCTTATCACTATTTAGAAAATGCAAATGATGTAGCATTTAATATGACACAAGCTTATATTGACCTTTTAAGAAGTTATCAACTATTGCAAAATGCAAAAGATAATGTTGTAATAAACAAAAAAATCTATGAAGATGTACAATCTCTTTATGACCAAGGACTTACAACAAAATCAGAGATGACAAAAATATATGCATCTTTATCTTTGGCAAATTCAAATTTGGTTGTTCAACAAAACAATACTATGGATAAAGAGTTTAAATTTAAAAGACTTTATGGAAGAAGCGTAAATGTAGGAACTTTAGAGGTTCCAAAACTTGACCTTGCAATGCCAGAGAGTAAACAAAGAGCTACTATGATAGCAATACAAAATAATCCTTCAATGATTGTAAGTAGTTATAATATTAAAGGTGCACAAGCACTTTATAGAGAGAAAAAAAGTAAATTTATGCCTAGTGTTGATATAGAAGCTGAACAAATGTTTAATGACTATACAAAAGATAATGGTTTTGATAGTGCTGATGATAGACAAAGAATCTATGCTGTTTTAAATTGGAATTTATTTAAAGGTGGAGCTCATAGTGCTGATTTACAAAAAAGTAGAAGTACAATAAACAAAGAGCTTGAGCTTCAAAGAGATTTAAAAAGACAAACTATAGAAGGTCTAGAACTTTCATGGAGTGCTTATGAGATGCTTGGAAAACAGCTAACGGAATTATATAAATATTATGAGTATTCGCAAGAGACACTTTCAAGCTACCAAAGTGAGTATGAGATGGGAAGAAGAACACTTCTTGATCTTTTATCTGCTCAAAATGACTTGATAAGCTCTAAGGCACAAATTATAAATGCACAAATGGATAGACTTTTTGCACAATATAGAATTTTAGATGCTATGGGAATGCTTGTTAGTTCAGTTTTGGATGATAAAGATTATGCAAAAATTATAAAAACAACTACAAATCCACTTGATTTGGCAAAAGATGAAATACCAGTATTATTAGATGTTGATAATGACAAAGTTGTAGATCATCTTGATATTTGTGACAACTCTGTTGTAGGAAATAATGATGTTGGTCCTGATGGTTGTAATAAAGAGAAAAAAGATAGTGATTTTGATGGAATTAGTGATGAAAAAGATAAATGTCCAGATACTCCATTTGGTGCAGTTGTAGGAGCGGATGGTTGTCCTGTTGGAACTGAAAATAAATTTAATATGACAAGTGGAGAATATATAAATAGTGTTTTAGCTTATGGTGCTGAGAGTCCAAAAAAATCTGAAAAATTAGGACTTTATGACTATGAGTTTAATGTTGCAGCAAATAAAAATATTGAATCTACAACACTTGATAAGCATCTAATGTACGATGATTTTGCTATGATAAAAAGATTTGATTTTGTAAATATGAATAACAAAGATGAATCAAAAATAGATGAAATAGCAAAAAAACTTAAAGAGTATAACGGTACAAATGCAGTTGTAACTCTAATAGGAAATACAAGAGCTACAAAAAACAAAGAGGCAAGTTTTGATAAAGGTTTAGAGTATGCAAACTCACTTAAAGCAGAACTTGTAAAAAAAGGTGTAGATGAGAAAATAATAGTTACACAATCAAGAGCAGATTTAGATAAAACATATACACAAACAGTTAGAAGTGATGCAAGTTTAAATGATGTTGTTGTAGCAGCTTTATATGTTCCAAAATCTTCAATTACAAATAACGATAATGATGGTGATGGAGTTATAAATGAACTTGATGAGTGTCCAAATACTCCAAGTGGTCAAATGGTAAATGAAAAAGGTTGTGCAAATACTATTAATCTTCAAGTATTATTTGAAAACGATAGTGATAAAGTAAAAGGAAGTAGTTTAGAAAAAGTTAAAGCTTTTGCTAATTATTTATTAGAAAACAAGGATTTTGAAGCTAA